The Coffea arabica cultivar ET-39 chromosome 8e, Coffea Arabica ET-39 HiFi, whole genome shotgun sequence genome window below encodes:
- the LOC113702982 gene encoding uncharacterized protein isoform X1 yields MALSTSAASPCLLLKPTSLFSIRVPADFKKEDILSVGAGIAGLATAITLKRLGIRSKVLVQAESLRSGGTSLIQRHCHHRRKHVTVWTIQPVRSSSAAPATVVSEEEDNVLSLDVSDIKAISRSWLWRGHKINYLHYQAGDGKTSPAAPPLLLVHGFGASVAHWRKNIAILSRSYTVYAIDLLGFGASDKPTGFAYSTEGWSQLILDFVNEIIQRPTVLIGNSVGSLACLIAAAESSSWSLIRGLVLLNCAGGMNNKAIVDDWRIKLLLPLLWFFDFLLNQRRIAAFLFDKVKQRDNIRNILTSIYGNKESVDDDLVEIIREPADDEGALDAFVSVVTGPPGPSPVQLIPKLTLPILVLWGDEDPFTPIDGPVGKYFSSLPGQVPNVSLFVLEGVGHCPHDDRPELVHAKLLPWLAQLPALQDNANNLSRAN; encoded by the exons ATGGCGTTATCCACCTCTGCCGCTTCTCCCTGTTTACTTCTCAAGCCCACTTCCCTATTCAGCATTAGAGTCCCAGCTGATTTCAAGAAggaagatatactttcagtcgGTGCCGGGATTGCTGGCCTAGCCACCGCCATCACACTCAAAAG GCTTGGAATTCGGTCCAAGGTACTTGTACAGGCTGAGTCCTTGCGAAGTGGAGGAACTTCACTAATCCAAAG GCATTGTCATCACAGGCGCAAGCATGTTACGGTCTGGACCATCCAACCCGTTAGGTCCTCCTCTGCAGCTCCTGCCACAGTCGTATCAGAGGAAGAGGATAACGTGTTATCGTTGGATGTAAGTGACATAAAGGCAATAAGCAGAAGCTGGCTATGGAGAGGCCACAAAATCAACTACTTGCATTATCAGGCAGGCGATGGAAAAACCTCGCCTGCTGCTCCCCCTTTACTTCTAGTTCATGGGTTCGGGGCTTCCGTTGCTCATTGGCGCAA GAACATAGCAATATTGTCTAGAAGTTATACTGTTTATGCTATCGACCTTCTTGGCTTTGGTGCTTCTGATAAACCTACCGGCTTTGCTTACTCAACGGAAGGTTGGAGTCAG TTGATATTGGATTTTGTGAATGAAATTATTCAAAGGCCAACGGTACTAATCGGGAACTCAGTTGGAAGTCTTGCTTGTCTAATTGCTGCTGCCG AGTCTAGTAGTTGGTCCTTGATTCGAGGGCTTGTTCTACTAAATTGTGCTGGTGGCATGAACAACAAAGCCATTGTTGATGATTGGAGAATCAAGCTGTTGTTACCTCTACTTTGGTTTTTCGACTTCTTACTGAATCAGAGAAGGATTGCCGCTTTTCTTTTTGATAAAGTCAAACAAAG AGATAATATTAGGAACATCTTAACGTCAATCTATGGAAATAAGGAATCTGTGGATGATGACCTGGTAGAG ATAATTAGGGAACCAGCAGATGATGAAGGGGCACTCGATGCTTTTGTTTCAGTTGTCACTGGACCACCGGGTCCAAGTCCAGTTCAGTTGATCCCAAAACTTACTCTACCTATCCTGGTGCTTTGGGGTGATGAAGACCCATTCACCCCTATTGATGGACCTGTTGGCAAGTATTTCTCCTCCTTACCTGGTCAAGTACCAAACGTAAGTCTTTTTGTTCTGGAAGGAGTTGGACATTGTCCTCATGATGACAGACCTGAGTTAGTCCATGCTAAGCTCCTTCCTTGGCTAGCCCAGCTACCCGCTTTGCAAGATAATGCAAATAATTTGTCTCGAGCAAATTGA
- the LOC113704094 gene encoding monooxygenase 2 isoform X1, whose amino-acid sequence MAMAASTSASSPHLLLVKSSISFRHSFQCLHRLPANQSWFEAAQINNTSRSITPKSRTSPFSIKAQADAKKEDIVIIGAGIAGLATAVSLQRLGIKSRVLEQAESLRTGGTSLTLFKNGWSVLDAIGVGNELRTQFLEIQGMVIKSEDGNEMRSFNFKDEDESQEVRAVERRILLETLANQLPSDSVSFSSRLVNIQREENGETKLQLQDGSELSAKVVIACDGIGSPVAKWMGFPEPKYVGHCAFRGLGYFPEGQPFNPRVNYIYGKGIRAAYVPVSSTKVYWFVCFNSSSPGPKITDTSLLRQQTNELVRNWPADLLNIIDLTPDDTIIRTPLVDRWLWPVASPPASTGKVVLVGDAWHPMTPNLGQGACCALEDAVVLAKKLAEAVKSEAMSIEEAFRSYQDERWGRVFPLTIRANVVGTLLQWDDPLWCFVRNNIVIPKLVSLGPVLEHTNFEFEPLLTN is encoded by the exons ATGGCAATGGCGGCATCAACCTCTGCCTCTTCTCCTCATTTACTTCTTGTCAAGTCGTCAATTTCCTTTCGTCATTCATTCCAATGCCTCCATCGTCTTCCTGCAAACCAGTCTTGGTTTGAAGCTGCCCAAATCAATAATACTAGTAGGTCTATTACACCCAAATCCAGAACTTCTCCTTTCAGCATTAAAGCTCAAGCTGATGCTAAGAAAGAAGACATAGTTATTATCGGAGCAGGGATTGCCGGCCTCGCCACCGCCGTTTCACTTCAAAG GCTTGGAATTAAGTCCAGGGTACTTGAGCAGGCTGAGTCCTTGCGAACTGGAGGAACTTCACTAACCTTGTTCAAGAATGGATGGAGTGTGTTGGATGCAATTGGAGTTGGGAATGAACTCAGGACCCAATTTCTTGAAATTCAAGG GATGGTGATAAAGTCAGAAGATGGAAACGAAATGCGGTCCTTCAATTTCAAGGATGAAGATGAAAG TCAAGAGGTCCGCGCAGTGGAGAGGAGAATTTTACTAGAAACACTAGCAAATCAGCTACCATCAGATTCCGTTTCTTTCTCCTCAAGGCTGGTGAATATCCAAAGAGAGGAAAATGGAGAAACAAAGTTGCAACTTCAGGATGGTAGCGAGTTATCTGCAAAG GTGGTGATCGCCTGTGATGGAATCGGGTCTCCAGTGGCGAAGTGGATGGGATTTCCAGAGCCCAAATACGTTGGTCATTGTGCTTTTCGTGGCCTAGGATATTTTCCTGAAGGGCAGCCATTTAATCCCAGAGTCAACTATATCTATGGGAAAGGAATACGCGCTGCATATGTCCCAGTTTCTTCAACTAAGGTCTACTGGTTTGTCTGCTTCAACAGCTCATCTCCAG GTCCAAAGATCACTGATACATCTCTGCTGAGGCAGCAAACTAATGAATTAGTTAGAAATTGGCCAGCAGATTTGTTGAACATAATAGATCTTACCCCTGATGACACAATCATAAGAACTCCATTGGTAGACAGATGGCTATGGCCAGTGGCAAGTCCTCCAGCGTCAACAGGAAAGGTTGTGCTGGTCGGCGATGCATGGCACCCAATGACACCCAACCTTGGACAAGGAGCATGCTGTGCATTAGAGGATGCAGTGGTTCTGGCTAAAAAGCTTGCAGAGGCTGTCAAATCAGAAGCCATGTCCATCGAAGAAGCATTCAGGTCTTATCAAGATGAGCGCTGGGGTCGTGTGTTCCCATTAACCATACGAGCAAATGTTGTGGGGACTCTATTGCAGTGGGATGATCCTCTGTGGTGCTTCGTGAGGAACAACATTGTTATCCCTAAGCTAGTTAGTCTTGGACCAGTGCTGGAACACACGAATTTTGAATTTGAGCCTCTATTAACTAACTGA
- the LOC113704094 gene encoding monooxygenase 2 isoform X2, which yields MVIKSEDGNEMRSFNFKDEDESQEVRAVERRILLETLANQLPSDSVSFSSRLVNIQREENGETKLQLQDGSELSAKVVIACDGIGSPVAKWMGFPEPKYVGHCAFRGLGYFPEGQPFNPRVNYIYGKGIRAAYVPVSSTKVYWFVCFNSSSPGPKITDTSLLRQQTNELVRNWPADLLNIIDLTPDDTIIRTPLVDRWLWPVASPPASTGKVVLVGDAWHPMTPNLGQGACCALEDAVVLAKKLAEAVKSEAMSIEEAFRSYQDERWGRVFPLTIRANVVGTLLQWDDPLWCFVRNNIVIPKLVSLGPVLEHTNFEFEPLLTN from the exons ATGGTGATAAAGTCAGAAGATGGAAACGAAATGCGGTCCTTCAATTTCAAGGATGAAGATGAAAG TCAAGAGGTCCGCGCAGTGGAGAGGAGAATTTTACTAGAAACACTAGCAAATCAGCTACCATCAGATTCCGTTTCTTTCTCCTCAAGGCTGGTGAATATCCAAAGAGAGGAAAATGGAGAAACAAAGTTGCAACTTCAGGATGGTAGCGAGTTATCTGCAAAG GTGGTGATCGCCTGTGATGGAATCGGGTCTCCAGTGGCGAAGTGGATGGGATTTCCAGAGCCCAAATACGTTGGTCATTGTGCTTTTCGTGGCCTAGGATATTTTCCTGAAGGGCAGCCATTTAATCCCAGAGTCAACTATATCTATGGGAAAGGAATACGCGCTGCATATGTCCCAGTTTCTTCAACTAAGGTCTACTGGTTTGTCTGCTTCAACAGCTCATCTCCAG GTCCAAAGATCACTGATACATCTCTGCTGAGGCAGCAAACTAATGAATTAGTTAGAAATTGGCCAGCAGATTTGTTGAACATAATAGATCTTACCCCTGATGACACAATCATAAGAACTCCATTGGTAGACAGATGGCTATGGCCAGTGGCAAGTCCTCCAGCGTCAACAGGAAAGGTTGTGCTGGTCGGCGATGCATGGCACCCAATGACACCCAACCTTGGACAAGGAGCATGCTGTGCATTAGAGGATGCAGTGGTTCTGGCTAAAAAGCTTGCAGAGGCTGTCAAATCAGAAGCCATGTCCATCGAAGAAGCATTCAGGTCTTATCAAGATGAGCGCTGGGGTCGTGTGTTCCCATTAACCATACGAGCAAATGTTGTGGGGACTCTATTGCAGTGGGATGATCCTCTGTGGTGCTTCGTGAGGAACAACATTGTTATCCCTAAGCTAGTTAGTCTTGGACCAGTGCTGGAACACACGAATTTTGAATTTGAGCCTCTATTAACTAACTGA
- the LOC113702982 gene encoding uncharacterized protein isoform X2: MALSTSAASPCLLLKPTSLFSIRVPADFKKEDILSVGAGIAGLATAITLKRLGIRSKVLVQAESLRSGGTSLIQRRKHVTVWTIQPVRSSSAAPATVVSEEEDNVLSLDVSDIKAISRSWLWRGHKINYLHYQAGDGKTSPAAPPLLLVHGFGASVAHWRKNIAILSRSYTVYAIDLLGFGASDKPTGFAYSTEGWSQLILDFVNEIIQRPTVLIGNSVGSLACLIAAAESSSWSLIRGLVLLNCAGGMNNKAIVDDWRIKLLLPLLWFFDFLLNQRRIAAFLFDKVKQRDNIRNILTSIYGNKESVDDDLVEIIREPADDEGALDAFVSVVTGPPGPSPVQLIPKLTLPILVLWGDEDPFTPIDGPVGKYFSSLPGQVPNVSLFVLEGVGHCPHDDRPELVHAKLLPWLAQLPALQDNANNLSRAN, from the exons ATGGCGTTATCCACCTCTGCCGCTTCTCCCTGTTTACTTCTCAAGCCCACTTCCCTATTCAGCATTAGAGTCCCAGCTGATTTCAAGAAggaagatatactttcagtcgGTGCCGGGATTGCTGGCCTAGCCACCGCCATCACACTCAAAAG GCTTGGAATTCGGTCCAAGGTACTTGTACAGGCTGAGTCCTTGCGAAGTGGAGGAACTTCACTAATCCAAAG GCGCAAGCATGTTACGGTCTGGACCATCCAACCCGTTAGGTCCTCCTCTGCAGCTCCTGCCACAGTCGTATCAGAGGAAGAGGATAACGTGTTATCGTTGGATGTAAGTGACATAAAGGCAATAAGCAGAAGCTGGCTATGGAGAGGCCACAAAATCAACTACTTGCATTATCAGGCAGGCGATGGAAAAACCTCGCCTGCTGCTCCCCCTTTACTTCTAGTTCATGGGTTCGGGGCTTCCGTTGCTCATTGGCGCAA GAACATAGCAATATTGTCTAGAAGTTATACTGTTTATGCTATCGACCTTCTTGGCTTTGGTGCTTCTGATAAACCTACCGGCTTTGCTTACTCAACGGAAGGTTGGAGTCAG TTGATATTGGATTTTGTGAATGAAATTATTCAAAGGCCAACGGTACTAATCGGGAACTCAGTTGGAAGTCTTGCTTGTCTAATTGCTGCTGCCG AGTCTAGTAGTTGGTCCTTGATTCGAGGGCTTGTTCTACTAAATTGTGCTGGTGGCATGAACAACAAAGCCATTGTTGATGATTGGAGAATCAAGCTGTTGTTACCTCTACTTTGGTTTTTCGACTTCTTACTGAATCAGAGAAGGATTGCCGCTTTTCTTTTTGATAAAGTCAAACAAAG AGATAATATTAGGAACATCTTAACGTCAATCTATGGAAATAAGGAATCTGTGGATGATGACCTGGTAGAG ATAATTAGGGAACCAGCAGATGATGAAGGGGCACTCGATGCTTTTGTTTCAGTTGTCACTGGACCACCGGGTCCAAGTCCAGTTCAGTTGATCCCAAAACTTACTCTACCTATCCTGGTGCTTTGGGGTGATGAAGACCCATTCACCCCTATTGATGGACCTGTTGGCAAGTATTTCTCCTCCTTACCTGGTCAAGTACCAAACGTAAGTCTTTTTGTTCTGGAAGGAGTTGGACATTGTCCTCATGATGACAGACCTGAGTTAGTCCATGCTAAGCTCCTTCCTTGGCTAGCCCAGCTACCCGCTTTGCAAGATAATGCAAATAATTTGTCTCGAGCAAATTGA